The Kineococcus rhizosphaerae genome segment CCGTAGAGGGCGGTGAGCGCCCCGAAGGTGGCCGGGGCGGCCAGCAGGGGCCGCCCGAGCGCGAGGGTGGCGGCCAGCGGGAGCGCGAGGGCGGCGGTCGCCGAGGCGGCGGCCCACCAGGGGTGCGCGCCGGGGGCGATCCGCGTCCACCCGCGGACGGAGCGGAGCAGGTGCACGGCGAGTCTCACCCGAGAACCTTAACAGGTGTTTCACCAGTGAAACATCTGGCGGTAGGATCCCCCCGTGACCACCGCTCCCGCCGACCCGATCGACGCCGCCCGCGCGGAGTGGGCCCACATCCACCCCGACCTCGACTCGGCCCCCATGGCGGTGGCGGGCCGGCTGCGCCTGGTCGCCGCGGCCCTGGCGCGCGCCACGGACCCGGTGGTCAAGGCGGAGGGGCTGACGCGCCCGGAGTTCGACGTGCTCAGCGCGGTCCGCCGCAGCGGCACCCCCCTGACGCCCACCGGCATCGCCGCCGCGACCCTGGCCTCGGGCGCCGCGACGACCAAGCGCCTCGACCACCTCACGGCCGTCGGCCACCTCGAGCGCACCCCCGACGAGCGCGACGGCCGCGTGACCCGGCTGTCCCTGACCGCCACCGGCACCGAGCTCGTCGACCGCCTGCTCCCGCGGATCCTTGAGGCCGAGGGCGCCTTCGCCGCCGCGCTCGGCCCCCACCAGCAGCAGCAGCTCGCGCAGTCCCTGCGCGTCCTGCTGCAGCACGCCCCGGCCTGAGCACCCGCGCCTCAGGGTTCAGCGGGGTCCACCCGGGTTCAGCCGACGGTGCCGCTGAGGTCGAAGGCCCGCGGCGGGCCGGACAGGAGCTCCTTGGCCTGCACCCCGTAGCGGTCGAGGACCTCGTCCTGACCGGCCTCCACGCCATCCAGCGCCAGCCGCACGAGCTCGGCGGGGTCGTTCATCGCCCCCTCGGGCAGGTCCAGCCCGAACTCGCGTACGAACGCCTTCATGGGCTCGGTGGCCGTCATCCCCGGCACCAGCGCCGTGACCTGCGTGCCCTGCCCGGCCAGCTCCAGCCGGATCCCGTTGGTCAGGCCCCACTGCGCGGACTTGGCCGCCGCGTACGCGGTGTTGCCCTCGACCGTGGCCCACGCCGCGACCGACAGGACGTTGAGGATCGCGCCGCCGCCGTTGCGGGCCAGGACCGGGGCGAAGGCCCGGACCACGGCCAGGGTCCCGTGGAAGTTGGAGTCCAGCACGTCGCGGATGGCTCGCAGGTCCCCGTCGACGAGGTTGCCGCCGGCGGTGGAGGCCGCGTTGTTGACGAGCAGGTCGACGTCGGCGGCAGCCTCGGCGGCCGCCTCCACCGAGGCCTGGTCGGCGGTGTCGAGGCGCAGCACCTCGGCCCCGGGGACGTCGACGAGCTCGGGGCGCCGGGCGGTGGCGTAGACCTTGGCGCCGCGGCGCACGAGCTCGGTCGCGAACGCGTGACCGATGCCGCGGTTGGAGCCGGTGACCAGTGCGGTGCTTCCGTTCAGTCTCATGCTCCGACCGTAGGCAGCTCCCGTGCGTTGATCGATGCTCGATCGGCTCATCTTCTTGCCCGTTCGTCTCACACGTGGTGAGGTGAGGCCGTGGACCCCCTGAGCGACGTCCTGGCCGT includes the following:
- a CDS encoding MarR family winged helix-turn-helix transcriptional regulator translates to MTTAPADPIDAARAEWAHIHPDLDSAPMAVAGRLRLVAAALARATDPVVKAEGLTRPEFDVLSAVRRSGTPLTPTGIAAATLASGAATTKRLDHLTAVGHLERTPDERDGRVTRLSLTATGTELVDRLLPRILEAEGAFAAALGPHQQQQLAQSLRVLLQHAPA
- a CDS encoding SDR family NAD(P)-dependent oxidoreductase, with product MRLNGSTALVTGSNRGIGHAFATELVRRGAKVYATARRPELVDVPGAEVLRLDTADQASVEAAAEAAADVDLLVNNAASTAGGNLVDGDLRAIRDVLDSNFHGTLAVVRAFAPVLARNGGGAILNVLSVAAWATVEGNTAYAAAKSAQWGLTNGIRLELAGQGTQVTALVPGMTATEPMKAFVREFGLDLPEGAMNDPAELVRLALDGVEAGQDEVLDRYGVQAKELLSGPPRAFDLSGTVG